From Achromobacter spanius, a single genomic window includes:
- a CDS encoding ABC transporter substrate-binding protein produces the protein MADCRFTPCCIQPAAPALSSRRSTPLKALAAALLACAALATQPALAGKKDDTLRMAYDQAPESVDPYFNNVRIGVIIAANVWDTLLYRDPVTNEYKGQLAKSWKQVDDKTMEFELREGVKFHNGEEFDADSVVYTLNFVADPKNKAVTQQNVSWIDKVEKIDKYKVRLTTKEPFPGAKEYLSTTVAIHPAKYYQEVGPKGMNAKPVGSGPYKVVDYQPGKSITLERNADYFKDSPKAQPKIGKVVIRFIPDRQTQMAEVISGGEDLIMSVPKDQAEQLGGMPNLQMVTGNTMRIVFMQMNILEGTPAPQLKDERVRRAIIHAIDRNAMLKNIVGEGGGLINTICTPSQVGCTQEGAPTYKYDPAQAKKLLAEAGYPNGFDIDIVAYRERNQTEAIINYLQAVGIRAKLNFLQYAAMRDMIRANKASLTHQTWGSNLVNDVSASTPVYFAFGSDDITRDPKVRDLLKKGDTTIEPGPRKAAYKEALDIIAEKAYAVPLWTLPAYYVATKDVNFKPYSDELVRFWDMSWK, from the coding sequence ATGGCTGATTGTCGCTTCACACCTTGCTGCATCCAACCCGCTGCACCTGCGCTGTCCTCCCGCCGTTCCACCCCGCTCAAGGCGCTGGCCGCCGCCCTGCTTGCCTGCGCCGCGCTGGCCACCCAGCCTGCGCTTGCCGGCAAGAAAGACGACACCCTGCGCATGGCCTACGACCAGGCGCCGGAAAGCGTCGACCCGTACTTCAACAACGTCCGCATCGGCGTCATCATTGCCGCCAACGTGTGGGACACCCTGCTCTACCGTGATCCCGTCACCAACGAGTACAAGGGCCAGCTCGCAAAAAGCTGGAAACAGGTCGACGACAAGACCATGGAATTCGAGCTGCGCGAAGGCGTCAAATTCCACAACGGCGAGGAGTTCGACGCCGACTCCGTGGTCTACACGCTGAACTTCGTGGCCGATCCGAAGAACAAGGCGGTCACGCAGCAGAACGTGTCGTGGATCGACAAGGTCGAGAAAATCGACAAGTACAAGGTGCGTCTGACGACCAAGGAGCCCTTCCCCGGCGCCAAGGAATATCTGTCCACCACCGTCGCCATCCACCCGGCGAAGTACTACCAGGAGGTCGGCCCCAAGGGCATGAACGCCAAGCCCGTGGGCTCGGGGCCGTACAAGGTCGTCGACTACCAGCCCGGCAAGTCCATCACGCTGGAACGCAACGCCGACTACTTCAAGGACTCGCCCAAGGCGCAGCCCAAGATCGGCAAGGTCGTCATCCGCTTCATCCCGGACCGCCAGACGCAGATGGCCGAAGTCATCTCGGGCGGCGAAGACCTGATCATGAGCGTGCCCAAGGACCAGGCCGAACAGCTGGGCGGCATGCCGAACCTGCAGATGGTCACCGGCAACACCATGCGCATCGTGTTCATGCAGATGAACATCCTGGAAGGCACGCCGGCGCCGCAACTGAAGGACGAGCGCGTGCGCCGCGCGATCATCCACGCCATCGACCGCAACGCGATGCTCAAGAACATCGTGGGCGAAGGCGGCGGGCTCATCAACACCATCTGCACGCCGTCGCAAGTGGGTTGCACGCAGGAAGGCGCGCCGACCTACAAGTACGATCCCGCGCAGGCCAAGAAGCTGCTGGCCGAAGCGGGCTATCCCAACGGCTTTGACATCGACATCGTCGCGTACCGCGAGCGCAACCAGACCGAAGCCATCATCAACTACCTGCAGGCCGTCGGCATCCGCGCCAAGCTGAATTTCCTGCAGTACGCCGCGATGCGCGACATGATCCGCGCCAACAAGGCGTCGCTCACGCACCAGACGTGGGGCTCGAACCTGGTGAACGACGTGTCGGCGTCCACGCCGGTGTACTTCGCCTTCGGCAGCGACGACATCACCCGCGACCCGAAGGTGCGCGACCTCCTGAAAAAGGGCGATACCACCATCGAACCCGGGCCGCGCAAGGCCGCCTACAAGGAGGCGCTGGACATCATCGCGGAAAAGGCCTACGCGGTGCCGCTGTGGACGCTGCCCGCCTACTACGTCGCCACCAAGGACGTGAACTTCAAGCCCTACTCGGACGAGCTGGTGCGCTTCTGGGACATGAGCTGGAAGTAA